The following are encoded together in the Culex pipiens pallens isolate TS chromosome 1, TS_CPP_V2, whole genome shotgun sequence genome:
- the LOC120421068 gene encoding 40S ribosomal protein S14-like, which produces MASCKNKTRKEEFSLYASFNDTFVHVTDLSGKETTSRVTGNMNAKADRDEASPYAALLAAQDVADKCKLLGITLRATGGNRTKTPGPGAQSTHRALSCSSKNFVI; this is translated from the coding sequence ATGGCTTCctgcaaaaacaaaactagAAAGGAGGAGTTTTCGCTCTACGCCAGCTTCAACGACACTTTCGTCCACGTCACGGATCTTTCGGGCAAAGAAACAACCTCGCGCGTCACCGGCAACATGAACGCCAAGGCCGATCGTGACGAGGCCTCGCCCTACGCCGCTTTGTTGGCTGCTCAGGACGTCGCCGATAAGTGCAAGTTGCTCGGAATCACGCTGCGTGCCACCGGCGGAAACCGCACCAAGACCCCGGGACCGGGTGCTCAGTCGACGCACCGTGCTCTGTCCTGTTCGTCAAAGAATTTTGTGATTTAG